CTTGCCTTCCTCGATCGTGATGACGCCGTCCTTGCCCACCTTGTCCATTGCGTCGGCGATGGTCTCACCGATCTCGGCATCGTTGGCGGCGATGCCCGCGACATGGGCGATCTCGCGACGGTCCTCGATCTGGATGCTCGCTTCTTTGATTGCCCCGACGACCGCGTCCACCGCCTTGTCAATGCCGCGCTTGATCAGCATTGGGTTTGCGCCGGCCGCGACGTTCTTCAGGCCCTCCCGCACCATTGCCCAGGCCAGCACGGTCGCGGTGGTTGTGCCGTCGCCCGCCGCGTCGTTGGTCTTGCTGGCCACCTCCTTGACGAGCTGCGCACCCATGTTCTCGGTGGGATCTTCGAGCTCGATCTCCTTGGCCACGGTGACGCCGTCCTTTGTGATCGTGGGGGATCCCCACTTCTTCTCAAGCACCACGTTGCGTCCCTTCGGTCCCAACGTGATCTTGACCGCGCTGGCCACTCGTTCAACGCCCCGCTCGAGTGCCCGGCGCGCGTTCTCATCGTAGAGCAGTTGCTTGGCCGGCATCTTCATCCTCCTTGCAGCGGTGTGTTAGCACTCTCCACCGGACAGTGCCAATCCATCCCTTATTGTTCAGAACCTGCAGCGTCAACGCAAGAATGACACCCAGGCCATCCTGAGTGGTTTCCATGCGCTAGCTCCCATTCTCTCTGCGAAGACCCCGATTTCTCCAGCTTTCGCGGTTTTTCGACGTTTCTGACTGTCACGTATGCCCTCGGGCAGGGGGTGGCCGCGGTGCCAGGTGATATACTGGACGCATGTTGGGACGCACCCGAGCCATGCTTTCCATCAGCAGGTTGCAGGGCGCCGTGGCGCTGTTTCTTGTCGCCGTTGGCTTCATGGTCGTGGCGCAGATGAGGGCCCGGCAGCCCATCCGCCAGGCCGGGGTGTTGCCTTCCTGGCGTCTCACGGAACTAGCCGTCCTTGTCAGGCAACAGGAAGACGCACGAAGGCAACTGGAGGCCGAGGTGGAGGCGCTGAGGCGGCGGGCGCGTGACTACGAGGCCGCGGTCATCGAGGGCCGCAGCCTGTCCGAGGCCATGGCGAGGGAGCTGGCCCGCTACAGGTTGGTGCTGGGCCTGGTTCCGGTGGAGGGCCCTGGGGTCCGCGTCGTGGCTCGGGGTGGGGCCCCTGGCACGGGCGGCATCCTCCCCTCTGCCGTGGAGGCCCAGGATCTGTCCGGAGTGGCCAACGAGCTCTGGTCCGCAGGTGCAGAAGCCATGGCCATCAACGGGATCCGCGTCTTGGCCACGACCAGCATCCGGCTGTCAGGCGGTGCCTTGCAGGTAGGATCCACCGCAGTTGTCCCGCCGTACAGGATCGAGGCCATCGGGGATCCGGCCGCGCTGCAGGCGGCCCTGGCCATCCGCGGTGGGTTCGTGGAGGGGCTGCGCTCCGTGGGGATACAGGTGACGGTGCAGGTTCACGAACGGCTGCGGATTCCTGCCAGGGGTTCGGTTGAGCCTTTTCGTCACGCCCGGCCCAAACCCGCCGAGTAGCCGTCCAGAAAGCCGGCGCGGCCGCCGCCAGGTGAGCCAGGGCGTAGCCCAGTCTCCTCCGGCCGGCACGGCCGCACCGTTCTCCCGCCCTCAGAGAGGCATGCCGCTCTTGGGTCCTGGCCGTGCGGCGCGTTCTTGGTACGACCCGACCGTGCGGCACCGCCCTCGTTTGAGGCGGGGGTTCATTATATGCGTGCCCCCAGCGGCCGTCAATCAGTCTTGCCGGCCAGTCATGCCGCGGCCACTTCGACTGCCAGCGCCACTGCCTCCCCACCGGCCAGGCACGCCGCGGCCACGCCCCGCCGTTCTCCCCGGGCGGCCATCGCGTGCAAGAGAGTGGTGAAGATCCGCGCGCCGCTTGCTCCGATGGGGTGTCCCATAGCCACGGCTCCGCCGCGTACATTGACCCGTTCGGTCCCGATTCCCAACTCGCGGGTCACGCCGATGACGACCGCGGAGAACGCCTCGTTGATCTCAAAGAGGTTCACATCTTGCGCGGTCCACCCCACTCTGGCAAGCAGGCGCCGGATGGCCTCGGCGGGCGCGATGGTAAACCACTCAGGCGCCATGGCCGCCACGGCCTGCCCGGTGATCCTGGCCAGCGGCGTCCGG
This DNA window, taken from Armatimonadota bacterium, encodes the following:
- a CDS encoding DUF881 domain-containing protein — encoded protein: MLGRTRAMLSISRLQGAVALFLVAVGFMVVAQMRARQPIRQAGVLPSWRLTELAVLVRQQEDARRQLEAEVEALRRRARDYEAAVIEGRSLSEAMARELARYRLVLGLVPVEGPGVRVVARGGAPGTGGILPSAVEAQDLSGVANELWSAGAEAMAINGIRVLATTSIRLSGGALQVGSTAVVPPYRIEAIGDPAALQAALAIRGGFVEGLRSVGIQVTVQVHERLRIPARGSVEPFRHARPKPAE